One Gambusia affinis linkage group LG15, SWU_Gaff_1.0, whole genome shotgun sequence genomic window carries:
- the vps51 gene encoding vacuolar protein sorting-associated protein 51 homolog has product MDAEGSVSDESGKRRRVHGMLKLYYGLNEEGKAREQPQSLDPCDINGPHFDPELYLNKLRRECSLSELMDHETCMVKQIRSLDSDMQTLVYENYNKFISATDTIRKMKNDFKKMEDEMDCLSANMAAITDFSASISGTLQDQHAQITKLSGVHTLLRKLQFLFELPARLNKCLELQAYAQAVSSHRRARCVLQQYSHLPSFKGIQDDCNAIMEKLALELRQKFRDGGTSARDLSECVELLLQLDEPAEELCDKFLSHARSRLELDLQGLEAEIKPYPPTPAPKEAATRKSSSSTAAGSPSDNSPKTLSLPSPTPNTDILEFIDRGCNEFISSLCLVITSYQELFIKHAQTGELASKNIPQMASGKLQAFVDDLVARYFSLVERRIQEEKGVGDNSLLVRALDRFHRRLQAVAKLLPGSAVPNRGTEIVIRAATERVKQYLSALQSFYMDSLTDVRQALAMPRLSVAGTGAHLGGPAAGRDAPNSLPELLSSLSASILNQLKSVLASVHLFTAKDITFSNKPYFKGEFCSQGVRENLVVNFIRFVCQSSRQFCESAGDKGGSTPPALLLLLSRLCLDFETSTISYILTLTDEQFLVQHQNPITPVTTLCGEAREAAQKLLNHYVKVQGLIISQMLRKSVETRDWVNTIEPRNVRAVMKRVVEDTTSIDVQVGLLYEEGVRKAHSSDSSKRTFSVYSSSRQQPRYAASYTPSAPMDTNLLSNIHKLFSERIDIFSSVEFNKVSVMTGIIKISLKTFLECVRLRTFGRYGLQQIQVDCHYLQMYLWRFVSDENLVHFLLDEIVGSSAHRCLDPSPMEQSVIEVICERG; this is encoded by the exons ATGGACGCCGAGGGTTCGGTGTCGGACGAGTCCGGGAAGAGGCGGAGGGTGCACGGCATGCTGAAGCTTTACTACGGGCTAAACGAGGAGGGCAAGGCCCGGGAGCAGCCGCAGTCCCTGGATCCCTGCGACATCAACGGGCCGCATTTTGACCCGGAGCTGTACCTCAACAAG CTGAGAAGAGAGTGCTCCCTTTCTGAGCTGATGGACCATGAGACCTGCATGGTGAAGCAGATCCGCTCTCTGGACAGTGATATGCAGACCCTGGTCTATGAAAACTATAACAAGTTCATATCTGCTACAG ATACcatcagaaaaatgaagaaCGATTTCAAAAAGATGGAGGACGAAATGGATTGCCTGTCTGCAAACATGGCCGCTATCACTGACTTCAGCGCTTCTATCAGCGGCACGCTTCAGGACCAGCACGCACAGATAACCAAACTATCTG gGGTTCACACGCTATTGAGGaaacttcagtttctgtttgagTTGCCTGCTAGACTGAATAAGTGTCTGGAGCTGCAGGCCTATGCTCAGGCAGTGAGCTCCCACCGGCGTGCGCGCTGCGTGCTGCAGCAGTACAGCCACCTGCCCTCCTTCAAGGGGATTCAGGACGACTGCAACGCCATCATGGAGAAGCTGGCTCTGGAGCTTCGGCAGAAGTTCAG aGATGGTGGGACGAGCGCTAGAGACCTGTCGGAGTGTGTggagctcctgctgcagctggatgAGCCGGCAGAGGAGCTCTGTGATAAATTCCTGAGCCATGCACGCTCTCGACTGGAGCTGGATCTTCAGGGGTTGGAAGCAGAGATCAAACCGTACCCGCCGACTCCAGCTCCGAAAGAGGCTGCAACACGCAAGTCATCGTCTTCTACAGCCGCGGGATCTCCGAGCGATAATTCCCCTAAGACGCTCTCTCTACCTTCTCCCACCCCAAACACAGACATTCTCGAATTCATAGACAGAGGCTGCAATGAATTTATCAGCAGCTTATGTCTGGTTATTACTTCCTATCAAGAATTGTTCATCAAGCATGCTCAGACAGGCGAGCTGGCTTCGAAGAATATTCCTCAGATGGCAAGCGGCAAGCTGCAGGCCTTCGTGGATGACCTGGTGGCTCGGTATTTCTCGCTTGTCGAGAGGAGGATACAAGAAGAGAAAGGCGTCGGCGATAATTCCCTCCTGGTCCGCGCTCTGGACCGCTTCCACCGCAGGCTGCAGGCCGTGGCCAAACTGCTGCCTGGCTCCGCCGTTCCAAACCGGGGGACGGAAATCGTGATAAGAGCGGCAACGGAGAGAGTGAAGCAGTAtctctctgctctgcagagCTTCTACATGGACAGCCTGACAGATGTGAGACAGGCCCTAGCAATGCCTCGACTCTCCGTGGCTGGAACCGGAGCGCATCTAGGAGGGCCTGCAGCTGGCCGGGATGCTCCCAACAGTCTTCCAGAGCTTCTCTCATCTCTGTCAGCTTCTATTCTCAACCAGCTCAAGTCGGTGTTGGCGTCAGTCCACCTCTTCACCGCCAAGGATATTACTTTCTCCAACAAGCCTTACTTCAAG GGGGAGTTCTGTAGCCAGGGAGTCCGTGAGAACCTGGTGGTGAACTTCATCAGGTTTGTGTGCCAGTCTTCTCGACAGTTTTGTGAAAGCGCCGGAGACAAAGGAGGCTCCACGCCCCCggctctcctgctgctgctgtctcgCCTCTGCTTGGACTTTGAGACGTCCACCATCTCCTACATACTCACGCTCACAGACGAACAGTTTCTCGTCCAG CACCAAAATCCCATAACACCAGTCACAACATTATGTGGAGAAGCAAGAGAAGCGGCACAAAAACTCCTCAACCATTATGTCAAG GTTCAGGGGCTGATCATCTCGCAGATGTTAAGAAAGAGTGTTGAAACTCGAGACTGGGTCAACACCATCGAGCCTAGAAACGTCCGAGCTGTGATGAAGAGAGTAGTGGAGGACACCACCTCCATCGACGTGCAG GTGGGTCTGTTGTATGAAGAAGGTGTGAGGAAGGCCCACAGCAGTGACTCGAGCAAAAGGACCTTCTCCGTCTACAGCAGCTCCAGGCAGCAACCCCGTTATGCAGCCAGCTACACACCGAG CGCTCCCATGGATACCAATCTGCTGAGCAACATCCACAAGCTGTTTTCTGAAAGGATCGACATCTTTAGCTCGGTGGAGTTCAACAAG GTCTCTGTGATGACGGGAATCATCAAAATCAGCCTGAAGACGTTCCTGGAGTGTGTCCGCCTGCGCACTTTTGGGCGCTACGGCCTGCAGCAGATCCAAGTCGACTGCCACTACCTGCAGATGTACCTGTGGCGCTTCGTATCAGACGAGAACCTCgttcacttcctgttggatGAGATAGTGGGAAGCTCCGCCCACCGCTGCCTGGACCCCTCACCGATGGAGCAGAGTGTTATTGAAGTGATCTGTGAGAGAGGTTGA
- the frmd8 gene encoding FERM domain-containing protein 8 produces the protein MEGDNCSFPPDLSDDHSQRGSVASSATLSRAQDVLVYLCGESAVHLSVEGLGSVSVQELGRSVREALQIPESAPDAFAFWLCSPLLELQLKVRHQPYKLCRQWQDLLYRFTDASEDDISQDEPYLQYRRNVFYPKSKELQIKDEAMLRLLYEEARGNILSGRYPCDPEHWAGLGALSLALEEGPGLDSQQITTKIREKKLPSFVPAHVAMGSGGFFSTLRGKSSRQAELEQKLSEEYGKISKSTGSSPEPQQLLHQYLSMCHTLPYYGCAFFCGEIDKPVQGILQRGKRKAVSVGICLDGVYVMDVKEKHVLLGLRFSELSWDHSRPEEEGDSHILWLEFDGEEDGTPVNKLLKIYSKQAELMSGFIEFCVELMSTSEGGAANEPGVPQEPAGQEAGTRNGRGGRRGVLQRQGSVVCSRVHSLNTISYVDNGKEIKRLKPKRAASFFARQATAPTYSAVNTESLEQG, from the exons ATGGAGGGTGACAACTGCAGTTTTCCTCCGGATTTGTCTGATGATCATTCGCAAAGAGGAAGTGTGGCTTCTTCCGCAACGCTTTCCCGTG CTCAGGATGTGCTCGTGTATTTGTGTGGTGAGAGTGCGGTCCACTTATCCGTGGAAGGGCTCGGCAGCGTCTCCGTGCAGGAGTTGGGCCGTAGTGTTCGTGAAGCTCTGCAGATCCCAGAGTCGGCACCGGATGCTTTCGCCTTTTGGCTCTGCTCTCCGTTGCTTG agctgcagctgaaggtgAGGCATCAGCCGTACAAGCTGTGCAGGCAGTGGCAGGATCTGCTGTATCGATTCACTGACGCGTCAGAAGACGACATTTCACAAG atgAACCATATCTACAGTACAGGCGCAACGTGTTTTATCCAAAATCTAAAGAGCTGCAG ATTAAAGATGAGGCGATGTTGAGACTTCTCTACGAGGAGGCCAGGGGCAACATCCTCTCTGGCCGATACCCCTGTGACCCGGAGCACTGGGCGGGGCTTGGCGCCTTGTCCCTCGCTCTTGAAGAGGGGCCTGGTCTCGACAGCCAGCAGATCACGACTAAAATCAG GGAAAAGAAGCTGCCTTCCTTCGTCCCGGCTCACGTTGCCATGGGCAGCGGAGGGTTTTTCTCCACTCTGCGGGGGAAATCGAGCCGCCAGGCAGAGCTGGAGCAGAAGCTCTCCGAGGAGTACGGAAAGATCAGCAAATCCACTGGAAGCTCTCCGGAGCCTCAGCAGCTCCTGCACCAGTACCTCAGCATGTGTCACACTCTGCCTTATTACGG GTGCGCCTTTTTCTGCGGGGAGATTGACAAACCAGTTCAAGGCATCCTCCAACGGGGAAAACGTAAAGCTGTCAGTGTTGGGATCTGCCTGGACGGAGTTTATGTGATGGATGTGAAGGAGAAG CATGTGCTGCTCGGGCTGCGTTTCAGCGAGCTTTCGTGGGACCACAGTCGCCCCGAAGAGGAGGGGGACTCGCACATCTTGTGGCTGGAGTTTGACGGGGAGGAAGACGGCACTCCCGTCAACAAACTGCTGAAGATTTACTCAAAACAA GCCGAGTTAATGAGCGGCTTTATCGAGTTCTGTGTGGAGCTGATGTCTACGTCAGAGGGGGGAGCCGCCAACGAGCCGGGCGTTCCTCAGGAGCCCGCCGGACAGGAAGCCGGCACCAGGAACGGCCGCGGAGGGCGCCGGGGGGTGCTGCAAAGGCAAGGCAGCGTCGTGTGCAGCAGGGTCCACTCCCTCAACACCATCAGCTACGTGGATAACG gcAAAGAAATCAAACGcttaaagccaaaaagagccgCGTCCTTCTTCGCTCGACAAGCCACGGCGCCCACCTACTCCGCGGTGAACACCGAGAGCCTGGAGCAGGGTTAA
- the rom1a gene encoding rod outer segment membrane protein 1a → MVVMKMKFPFQKRVKLAQGLWLLSWCATVAGATTFTLGCLLKTELRRRAEVMANTDIHIVPNTLMIVGLASLGINYFASKICQDALDAGRFPRWKNFLKPYFAVSCFFTVLMLLAIIMSYAMKGSLESSLKAGLRNGIRFYKDTDTPGRCFQKQNIDRLQMEFQCCGNNDFRDWFEIQWISNRYLDFSSKEVKNRIKSNVDGRYLVDGVPFSCCNPSSPRPCIQDRLTNNSAHYNYDYQTEELNIYLRGCREALVNYYMGLMNTIGAGVLSIFLLQGSVLVSLRFLQTAMEAVAGKENTEIETEGYLLEKGVKETVMEYLDPVLTFLLLKNKVEEGTAGETTTAPA, encoded by the exons ATGGTGGTCATGAAGATGAAGTTCCCCTTTCAAAAACGGGTGAAGCTGGCACAGGGACTGTGGCTCCTGTCCTGGTGTGCCACGGTTGCCGGGGCCACGACCTTTACCCTGGGGTGCCTCCTGAAAACGGAGCTACGCAGGAGAGCGGAG GTAATGGCTAACACAGACATACATATCGTGCCCAACACCCTCATGATTGTTGGTCTGGCGTCTTTGGGCATCAACTACTTTGCCTCAAAGATCTGTCAGGACGCCTTGGACGCCGGTCGATTCCCTCGCTGGAAGAACTTCCTGAAGCCCTATTTCGCTGTCTCGTGCTTCTTCACCGTCCTCATGCTGCTGGCCATCATCATGAGCTATGCCATGAAGGGCAGCTTGGAGTCTTCGCTGAAAGCCGGCCTGAGGAACGGCATCCGCTTTTACAAGGACACGGACACCCCGGGCCGTTGCTTCCAGAAGCAAAACATCGACCGCTTGCAGATGGAGTTCCAGTGCTGCGGAAACAATGACTTCAGGGACTGGTTTGAGATCCAGTGGATCAGCAACCGCTACCTTGACTTCAGCTCCAAGGAAGTGAAAAA CCGCATCAAGAGCAACGTAGACGGACGCTACCTGGTGGATGGAGTCCCGTTCAGCTGCTGCAACCCCAGCTCTCCGCGACCATGCATCCAGGATCGCCTGACCAACAACTCAGCTCACTACAACTATGACTACCAAACCGAGGAGCTCAACATCTACCTTAGAGGCTGCAGAGAGGCCCTGGTCAACTACTACATGGGTTTGATGAACACCATTGGAGCTGGAGTGTTGTCCATCTTCCTCCTACAG GGCTCCGTACTGGTGAGCTTGCGCTTCCTGCAGACCGCCATGGAAGCAGTGGCAGGGAAGGAGAACACGGAGATCGAGACCGAAGGGTACTTACTGGAGAAGGGAGTGAAGGAAACCGTCATGGAGTACCTCGATCCTGTGCTCACGTTTCTGCTGCTCAAAAACAAGGTGGAAGAAGGGACAGCCGGAGAGACGACCACTGCGCCCGCCTAA
- the si:dkey-273o13.3 gene encoding uncharacterized protein si:dkey-273o13.3 isoform X3 — MECLGEEFISSQKILETELHRTRMELSNLMGRFSRLRDDCSSTQQTNSFLELKLHSMLQNMEGERERLNLRISELTEQLSDAQYASTMEEINATEVNPHSHSGDALPQMMPPIAPPPAQFMDSHNYGKEATSAPEQALGSVPEEEESDWSEVGEETPRLLLTGSNRGQAWRPEEADMDKDSESGSEDLVRRHSPRPLQIPHLQVTVHEFVPSSHSNTLPSGFKNLSEGMHKEESYRITTSPNVKSTILIRSASLEEIPLIRHDEELRGTEAGRSLHHSADEAVEDLDDQIIHHWRMSSDRDTVIRRLIKSRAPEEEGILAGLQSAEQLLNHFICDPTSGEGREPARFEMYGWTGGIPEEVLKGERTQL, encoded by the exons GCTCCGTGATGATTGTTCCTCCACACAACAGACCAATAGTTTTCTAGAATTAAAGCTTCACTCAATG CTTCAGAATATGGAAGGAGAGCGAGAAAGGCTGAATCTGCGCATCTCAGAATTGACTGAGCAACTGAGTGACGCTCAGTATGCCAGCACCATGGAAGAAATAAAC GCAACAGAAGTCAACCCACACTCTCATTCTGGTGATGCACTCCCACAGATGATGCCTCCAATCGCTCCCCCACCGGCTCAGTTCATGGACAGCCATAACTATGGGAAAGAAGCAACCTCTGCACCGGAGCAGGCTTTGGGGTCGGTTCCAGAGGAGGAGGAATCTGACTGGTCCGAGGTGGGAGAGGAGACCCCACGCCTCTTACTGACGGGATCAAACAGAGGCCAGGCATGGAGGCCAGAAGAAGCAGACATGGACAAAGACAGCGAGTCGGGAAGTGAGGACCTAGTGAGAAGACACTCTCCGCGCCCTCTGCAGATACCCCATCTTCAGGTCACCGTTCACGAGTTTGTCCCATCGTCCCACTCCAACACTTTACCTTCCGGCTTCAAGAATCTGTCTGAGGGCATGCATAAGGAGGAGAGTTACAGGATCACCACAAGTCCAAATGTTAAGTCTACCATCCTCATCCGGTCTGCGAGCCTAGAAGAAATACCTCTGATACGCCACGACGAAGAGCTCAGAGGAACAGAGGCCGGGCGGAGCCTTCACCATTCAGCCGACGAAGCCGTCGAGGATCTCGACGATCAGATCATTCATCACTGGCGAATGAGCAGTGATAGGGACACGGTCATCAGGAGGCTGATAAAGAGCAGAGCGCCCGAGGAAGAGGGCATCCTAGCCGGCCTGCAGTCAGCGGAACAGCTGCTCAATCACTTCATTTGCGACCCGACGTCGGGTGAAGGAAGAGAGCCGGCCAGGTTTGAGATGTACGGTTGGACCGGGGGGATTCCAGAGGAGGTCCTGAAAGGGGAGCGAACTCAGCTCTGa